From the genome of Macadamia integrifolia cultivar HAES 741 unplaced genomic scaffold, SCU_Mint_v3 scaffold1006, whole genome shotgun sequence:
ATAATAACCTTGATCCAAAACGGTGTTTCACTAATCCACGGGTAAATTTACCTGATTATCCATTTGACCCGACCCATTTCAACCACACACGTTTTCACGAAATATCatataacaaataaaaagatgATGGAGCAGGGCATTGAGAATAGTACTGGTTCAAGGTTAAACCCTTGCTGGAGGTTTAGTATTTTGTAAAGTTTAGTGAATAATATAAAGTGGAGAGATTGGGATTTTCTGGTCTGATAGACCATGGTGGTTTAAGAGCATGGGAGGAATAGAAATCAGATTTTAAGGGGTAGTTCAGACACTTCCAATAGGAagaattttattctattttcatGGATCACAAGACCAAGCTGCTCCATTTCTTGTCTGGTTTTCTGGGTGGATCAACCAGGAAAATAATCCAGACCACTACACAATATCTATCACATCACAAGTTGGAACATGGATGAGATTGAAACTTTTTAAGATAACTAGGTAGATCTTAATGTTTTTTATCAAACAAACCAACAACTCAACAATATACATAGATGTTTTTTCTCCAATAAGCTCTACTGCAGGCAACATCTGTTCGCGGTCTTAAGCTATACATGTCTTTCTATATGGCTTCTCTTAGAGTCATTTTAAGCCTACCCTGAACTCTTTTGACATCTTCAATCTCataccggaaaaaaaaaaaatagaggaaagagtACTTATCTTATATCATAGACAAGCCTAGTCTATTATGTTAACAATAACATCAAATACGGCATCACGAACTTAAAAATATGTGGACAACACTTtcttaaaatttaattaatagaATGAAGAATGTTTATTTGATGTAGGTAATTTGTATATTTCACTGCGAATCCGAATTTCAAATAATTCTAAACATAATCTATCTAATCCCGATAGATATCCAACTAATAATAGATAAGGAAAAAGGACTCTGTCCAGGAGTATCGAACCTGCATCCAGACTCAGGATGGTGTAGAAATAACCTCCCACCCCCAATGAAATGCCCAAATCAATCCCTCCCCTATTGATGTTTTTGCATGCACTCCCATTGGCTCccatgttgatgcaagagtcacGCTCACAGACAAAAACTCTCCCCCTAAAATAATTAAGTAGCAAATGATCTTGAGCATTTTTAAAGATTCGACAACTTCTAGAGTTTGATCAAGTTTGTACTTtaattttcttcatattttaatTCATGATCCTGTTAGCAGAAAAAACTGAAAGATGACCGAGACTTGAGAGAGTCTCGTATCCGTCGAGGAGGACGGTCTAGATTACACAAGTCAGAGATATAAACCGATAATCAAAAATCCGAATTCAATTCGCATCCATATCCAATCAGGAGATATACGGATCTCTGATCCATTCAATTACATCTCTAATTTAAACACACCTAAGTCAGAAGTTATAAAGCAAAATTGTGACAAAAATAGGCATGCTTTTTCGAGACTTCCTCTATTAATATATATCAAGCCTACCCAAACCATAGCCAATCAGGACCGGACTAGGACGTACTATGATAGTACTTTAAACTGCAACATCTTCTCAGTTGTTTACAAGCTGGATCCCAGCAcctccttttatttttcatgttatCAGTTGAGACTCTCAATTGAGACCAAGATTTAGGTTTTGATAAttagtttctttcttttgattaggTTGCTActttgctaatggcaatgccgaaggtgaagtGGTAGCCTAATGGTgattctctcattctttgagCGTGTAATTCTATATTTTTTCtctaatatattcttttgctgacttttagaagaaaaaaaaaattcctttaaaCTGCTTTATACCATCCCTAACGCGTGTCACATGGTTATCACTGTCTTGATAATCAAATGCTTCACCTAACTCACAAAGCAAAAGTTCCATTTTCCAATTATTCTTTAAGATAAAGAAGCACTGACCCATGGCACTTAAATGGAGGACGAGGGAAGTAAAAGTTACAGAGctacaagagaagagaagagaaaagaagagaagagaagagaagagaagagaagagaaaagaagagaagagaagagaagagaagagaagagaagagaagagaagagaagaaagagaaattggTATTCTAGGGTGAGTAAAATGGCAAAGTCCATTGTGGTGGTGCTTGTGCTGTTGCAACTCTTGGCTGTCAATGGACAATCTCAATGCAGGTTCAGCCAAAACCCTCCATGTCCTCCAACTCCCACAGGGTTGGGTCATATTGTCCTTGTCCATGGTGCAGGCCAAGGACAATGGTTCTGGTATAAGGTTGTACCCAAATTGGAGGCTGTAGGCTATAACGTGACAACCATCCAACTTGGACCTTCAGTCACCCAGGCTGTGGGGTCCATAGAAAACGTTTCGTTTTGGAATTACTCACAACCATTGTTTGATCTGGTGGAGTGCATAGACCACAAGGTTTTGCTTGTGGCTCATAGTGCTGGAGGATTCAATATTGCTGTTGCAATGGAGAGGTACCCCACCAGGATACTTGCAGCTGTCTTTATTGCTGCGTACATGCCTGATACGACACATAGCATGTCCCATGTTATCGATCAGGTATCCCtaacctcttcttctttttcttcttattcataTTCTCCTTTTTTTACCTTGTTGTATTTTgacactctcactctctccagGGAGCGAAATATACTACACGAGAATGGCTAGACACTTGTGTCGTGACTAGTGGGAACAATACTTGGTATTTCTTTGGTGATGACTTCTTGGAATCAAAACTCTGTCAATTGTGTCCTCCCgaggtttctctctccttattttttatttatttatttatttattttttttaacgatGCGTATTTAAGCCTTCGGCCTGTTTAGTCTTGTAGGTCTATACTGACTCCATAATTGTATNAGCTTTTTCAGGTCAGAAACTTAACCTTCACAAGAGTAGGCTTTTCTTTGGTAAAGTAGCCCCACACAGGAAATAGTTTATCTCTGAGTTTTTGGGGGTTCATTCTGCCAGACTGCCAACTAAATATCTGGGAGTAGAGATATTCAAGGGAAGGGCTAAGAAGGACTATTTTTTGGCTTTATTAGATAAAATAAAGGGCAAGTTAGCAGGGTGGAAGGGGAGACTCTTGTCAATGGCAGGTAGGGTGGAGCTAGTTCGATCTGTGATCTCTAGCATTCCTATCCATAATTTTGCTATTTACTGGTGGCTTGAGTACTCTATCAAGTTGGTAGAAAAATGGATGTGAAATTTTATCTGGTCCGGCGATttggaaatggggaaaaaaatagtGGTGAAATGGGATGATGTCTGCAAGCCCAAGCGTAAGGGAGGTCTGGGGATTAGAAGGCTGAGGGATGTGAATTTTACGCGCTTATGCAAACTTGCTTGGCAGATAAAGCATGAGGGATCTTGTACGAGCAAATTCTTTTGAGCTCGCTTTCTTAAGGATGATGGCTCTCTGAAATTAGGTAAGATCTCCTCCTCTATCTGGATTGATCTTAAAAAGGTCCGAAATTTTATTTCATCCCAGGAACAATGGACAATAGGGAATGGCCAAGACATTAGGTTTTGGTCTGACTGCTGGTTGGATAAGATGTCAATAGAGAAGATGTTGGGTGAGGATGAAAACTCTATGGTTTCTCTAAAAGCAAaggtttctgatttcatcgctCTCAATAGATGGGTCTTCCCAAATGTTGACTCCGATGCCATGACTAGAATTTTTGAGATGGCACAAAAAATTGTTATTACTAACATGGAGGATGTTTGCCACTGGTGCCCCACCTCTTCAGGCATATTCAAAATTAAATCAGCTTGGGATTCCATGAGATGCCTCGCCCTTAAGGTGGGATGGTACTCCATTTTGTGGCTGTCCCACATTCAGCCGCGTCAAGTGACTTTTGGTTGGCGGATGTTCAAAAATAGACTTCCAACAGACGATCTTGTGCAGTCTTGTGGAATTGCAATGACCTCTAAGTGTAATTGATGTGGTGGCAGTTGGAatccaaaatcatattttcttttcttgcggTTTTGCAAAATAtatgtggcagaaattttgcAACTGCTTTAACATGCAATGGCCTGATCATGTCGAGTTGGAAGCAGCTCTAAATTGGTGGAAGGCCAAGGCAAAAGAAGTTTCTTTCAAGGTTATCTGGCAAAAAGGGTTCGTCCTAATTCCCTTCTTCATCTGGTTGGAGAGAAATGCTAGAAggtatgaaaatgaaaaaaaaaatcggtaGACTGGTGCTGTGAATTGGTGAGAGGTGAAATAAGCGCCCAATCTTAAATTCAGCATGGCTCTTCAATCTCCATCTCAGATCTGCTTTGCTATAGAAGATTGGGTATCTCTAGTATCAAGTGCCACCCTAGGCAGATTTATGAAATGTTTTGGTGTAGCCTCTTTCTGGTTGGTGGAAGGTTAATATAGATGGGTGCTCCTTGGAAACCCAGGGAAGGCTGGGGCTGGTGGAGTGCTTCGCAATGATAAGGCTGAAGTGGTGGGAAACTTTAGATTCTTCCTAGGGGTTCTtacaaattttgaggctgagTTCTTGGCGGTCATGTTGGGTATCGAGCTTGCCAAGTCCCTTGAGATCCCAAAGTTGTGGATCAAATGTGACTCGGTGGCCGTGGTTACCCTATTGCTTAAGAAGAAAGTCCCGTAGATTGTTTGGCAAAGATGGTTAAATTGTTCCCAGTATCTGAGCTCAATTGagtggaaaatttctcattgcTTTCGGGAAGTAAATTCGGTAGcagattttctttcaaaaaccACCGCGCGTCTATAAGTCTCTTCCCCAGTGACGTCTTGGTCGTCCCTAGTCAGGATggatttggaaatggatgctaCTTGTCGGCCAAGATTCAGAATATTTTGATTATGTctgctaattttttttcctctttctgtgGGCGCTTTTGCTGGTCTTGTcttcctgctgatggcattgCCGAAGGTGGGTTGGGTTAGTCAGCCTTAGCTTCCCTATCAAGTCTTAAGTGCCTTTTGTGGTTGTTAAGTGTGTTTGCCttgttctgctgatggcaatgccgaatgtGGAACTCGTGCAATCCACAAGTTTTTGACCATGTGAGAGGTGTGGGTtccttccctccctctttttctgtacattatttattttttctttgataattgATATACACAAATTTCTAGCGAAAAAAGGTGAGGGTGGGATTTTTAAGGATTGCAGTGCTCATGTTCTATGTGATATTAGATCTTTCCTGGGAGACAACAACTATGAGGTGGAAATATGTGCTTTGATTGTGGGTCTTACGATGGCTAGGCAATTTGCGTACAACAAGCTGTGGATTAACTGTGACTTTTTTGCGGTGGTGGTGATGGCGTGAAAGGGAATGGTTCCCAGGTTTTTTGGTTATAACGGTCTGCTCTACAGAGATACCTTAAACAAACTGAGTGGAAAATTTCCCATTGCTTCAGAGAAGCTAACCTGGTCGTTGACCATCTGGCAAAGTTTGCGGAGAAATTTGAAGTATCGACCTCTATTACTAAGTGGCCTCCTATAATTCAGAATTTTCTAAGTGAGGACGGTCTTGGCAGTCCTTGGTTTAAAATTGACTAAGCTCTTTTGATGTgatagttgattttttttttttcctcgttGGTTTCTTCTCCTGCTGatgacaatgccgaaggtgggcaTGGAACTAGTAGAAGGatagttgtttttgttttcttttcaggttcctttttgtgttttattttgTGTCAAATTTAATGCAAATTATTTTTTagcgaagaaaaaaaatggtttttctcaataaaatttttggacctttagccaaaaaaaaaaaggtggttaTAGTTTTATGTGTTTTTGATCTTCATTGGATTGATTTTCCATCTATTTAGgagtttttcttttggtggaATTGTAAAGCCAATATATTTCCTTTGAAAATGATATGGATGGCATCATTAATTTTAACTCTTGTATCAAATTTTGATTGAGTGGAACCGATTACGATTTGAGAACTGCAACAGGAGTctgggtttgatttttaaaactataGTAAATGATCTTCATGATTTCTCATTGCAGGTCCCGGATAAAGTAAAACAATGAAGGATTTACAACTTTCCAGCTCTCTACACTTGGCAAGGTCGGGTATGGTCAGCCAAATAATTACATAAATGTTTTGGACTTGCCCTCCAGCTAGTTgtataaaaatcaacatagatGGCTGTTCTTTGGGAAATCCTGGCCACTTGGGAGTTGGGGGTATCTTTCAAAGATCATTTGGGTTCTCCTGTAAGATGCTTCGCATCATATGAAGGTATTGCTTctaatttctgggcagaactgtATCTTTATTTGAAGCAATTAGAATATATATCAATGACATTAGAGTTAATGTGGATATGGGTGGAAAGCGACTCCCAATCAGTAGTTGGGTGTATCATAAGGTATTATATCCCTTGATGCTTCTGGCAACGTGGCTGTTTTCTATAAATTTTCTAGATAGAAAATCTTAATAATAACTCATTGTTTTCGTAAGGTTAATTCAGCGGTGGACTTTTTGACTAAACATGTGGCGGCATCAAGAGTTACTATCAGTTGGGACGTTGCCCCTGGTTTCTCCATAGATGACATAAATGGGATGCTCAAGAGAAGcctcctttctgatttaattgaCCTCTTCTTGTagttttcttgaatttttagtCTTCCAATCTATTGATGACTATACCAAAGGTGGATAGATAAGCCATTGTCTTTCATTCTGGGCTGTAATTTACGCCTTTTGTATTGTTTCATTCTTTGCTAATAAATCTCATTTGccgaaaaataaataaataaataaaacatagtGAGACTGTTGAAGGACTGCTCTTGTGTGTGGAGGAAATATTGAAGTTTAGAGACAAAGTTGAGCTTTTGATCCAGCATAGTATTGGAAATTGTGTAGGTACTAGATTATGGCTTGATATGTAGCATCTAGAGGGGATTTTCAATAAAAGATTTGGGATTAAATTCGTTATGATGTATGTTTGGAAAAATTTGATCTTATGCATTCGATTCTATTGGGGACACGGGTCCAATTAGATCGAGTGTCCTCGAGGTTGCATGAGCAAGCTCATAAATATCACAAGGCTTAATGCTTCACATGTTGATAAAGTTATTTTGAAAGCAAATAGATCAaatcttttttcttataaatcagCTTGGGACCTTCTTAGGAGGCTAAGTCCCAAGGTCATATGGGCAGCTGTAGTGTGATTTCTTTCGAGTATCCCCATCCAATCGTTCACTTCTTGGATATGCTCAGTTGATTAACTCCCTAAATTTAATcagattcagttgaaaaatgcTCATATTGTTCTATTTTGTTGTTTATATTTGTTAGGATAAAACTGTAGGAACCACTTATTCTTCAAGTGTAGTTTCTCTACTCATATATGGAGTGACATGAGTTGGCTTAGCTCAACTACAACCCCAAGTTCGGATGTTACGGTGGAAGCTGAGTGTCTccaaagggtttggagttgatCGATTGGGAAGCATTGGAAAGGTGGCTTTATGTGTTACTATACCTCATTTGTGGATGGAGAGAATGTTCTGAAACAAAGTGGGTACTGTATTGAATGAAACTTGGCTGCTGCCTGGATTGTGGCAGGGCTGCTACCATAGGGATGgagccaagtagctgcaacccagGCAGCAGCGAAATTCTTTCCATGTTCTATAGTTTGAGATATTACTACTGATGTGAGAAATCGTTTTCACTGCATCACCCTAAGGGGGAAGATACCTACTCAGAACCATGAGAGATGGAGATACATCATTAAACTAGAAATTACAGCTAAGCTGCAATAGTTGATAGATGACAGtaccatttattgttcatacaTAGATAGCAGCATAAGACACCCAACACAAAAACCACAGTACCCTCTAGCAGCAGTAGCAGTACATAGAAACTAAGACCGGGCTTCTCTGGTCCACTTGGTTCAATCCCACAAGGCATTGCGTAGGACTGATTTTGGCTTGGCTCTCATCTCAACCCAACCGGCCCAAGTTCTATATCGAGAAGCTTTAGCAGTCACCAAATGAGAGGAATATTGTCTGGCAATATCTAAGATATGAGCAGCCAACTCTAAGGGCTTTGATAGCATAACTTCATGACCAGAACCATTAATCAGCTTCTGCTCCTTCACCGGAAAATTGGCAATCATTACGTGTTGATAGTCAGTAGCAACTGCTAAATCATCTTCGATTGCAATGTAGAATCGATCAACTGAACCATAATTCTCATTTGTTAGATGCATTTCAGCCATTTCATTGTAAAAGAACGATCCTGGCCTTTTCTGTGTACGCATTAGCGCAATATCCTTGCAATGGCAAAAATTATAAAGATGTCAAACCAAGTCCTTGTTATAAAATATGCtattaataaaaatagaaagtttTTTCTATCCAAAAATGACCTTGCGACACAGACACATAGGGCATACAATGACCACCATTCCCCTCATAGGGGTAAACGCCTCTGTGTCTGGGGCAGAGTCACTCCCTAACAGAAAACACTtgccataaaaataaataaataaataaaagaatgaattttaagagagagaccTCAGGAGGGCACTTGTGATAGAGTTTTGATGTCAAGAAACCATCACCAAAGAAATACCATGTGGTGCTCCCACTTTTCACGATACAAGTGTCTTGCCATCCTTCAGTATAGTTCGCTCCCTAAAGAGAGATATATAGAGAGAGTCAGTCTTTATAATACGAAAAAGATAAATGAtccgagaagaagaagacgttaAGAATACCTGATCAAGGACATAGGACATGCTATGTGTAGTATCAGGCATGTAAGCAGCAATAAAGACACCTGCAAGTATCTTGTTGGGGTACTTTTCCATTGCAACAGCAATATTGAATCCTCCTGCACTGTGAGCCACAAGCAAAACCTTGTGGTCTATGCATTCCAACAGATCAAACAATGGCTTTGAGTAACTCGAAAACGAAACGTTTTCCAATGAATCAACATCCATGGTCACTGAAGGTCCAAGTTGGACGGTTGTCACTTTATAGCCTGCAGCCTCCAGTATTGGTGTAACCTTGTACCAGAACCATTCTCCTTGACCTGCACCATGTACAAGAACAATAtgacccaacccattgttgGGCTTTGGAGGGCATGGTGACCTTTGTTTGAAGTTGCATTTACGTGGTTGTCCATTGGCAGGCAACAGCTGCAACAGCACAAGGACCACCACAATGGACATAACCACTTCACTCACCCTAGAACTACCCATCTCTCTATTTCACTCTTctattctattttcttcttctcttcacttctcttctctaatcGCTCAATAACTTCTTCCCTcgtcctctatttataatagtgcTATGGGTAATTgtaaaatggaatttttatcTTTGTGAGTTTCTTGAGGCATTTAATTATCAAGGCACTGACAATTGTGTGCCATCCCGTCTCCATTGGATCTAAGGCATGACCGGAATAAAAGGAGTCTAAAACTAAACAGTCTATTTGGTCACAATTCTACTTTGAAACTTCCAACCAAGCTGTGTTAAAAAATTGTCGTTGTTAAGCACATTTTTCTCACAGTTATGAAATGACGATATTTGCACATTTGCACTTTGCACATTTTTGTGGGAGGATATGTATAAGCCAGAATATAGTTCGGGAACTAAAAGAATCAAGGACATAAATGGTATAGGGATTGTAAAGCTGATCTAGTGGATTGCTTCTAATGAGGACAATTTTTGCATAGGAGATATTTAGACTCCCTTTATTCATTAACGATGAGAATGCATATGATGCTCCAGGAAGACCCAGATACCGATTTTCATAAATTATAGTATGTATTTCAGATttccctgttgatggcaatgtgGAAGGTGGGGATTTCTGAATcacattttattgtattttagttcatttatattttattcctttctttctataaagtctcagaatttttagccaaaaaaaaaaaggagatattTAGACTTCCACATAATAACCTTGATCCAAAACGGTGTTTCACTAATCCACGGGTAAATTCACCTGATTATCCATTTGACCCGACCCATTTCAACCACACACGTTTTCACGAAATATCatataacaaataaaaagatgATGGAGCAGGGCATTGAGAATAGTACTGGTTCAAGGTTAAACCCTTGCTGGAGGTttagtaattttgtaaagtttAGTGAATAATATAAAGTGGAGAGATTGGGATTTTCTGGTCTGATAGACCATGGTGGTTTAAGAGCATGGGAGGAATAGAAATCAGATTTTAAGGGGTAGTTCAGACACTTCCAATAGGAagaattttattctattttcatGGATCACAAGACCAAGCTGCTCCATTTCTTGTCTGGTTTTCTGGGTGGATCAACCAGGAAAATAATCCAGACCACTACACAATATCTATCACATCACAAGTTGGAACATGGATGAGATTGAAACTTTTTAAGATAACTAGGTAGATCTTAATGTTTTTTATCAAACAAACCAACAACTCAACAATATACATAGATGTTTTTTCTCCAATAAGCTCTACTGCAGGCCACATCTGTTCGCGGTCTTAAGCTATACATGTCTTTCTATATGGCTTCTCTTAGAGTCATTTTAAGCCTACCCTGAACTCTTTTGACATCTTCAATCTCataccggaaaaaaaaaaaatagaggaaagagtACTTATCTTATATCATAGACAAGCCTAGTCTATTATGTTAACAATAAACATCAAATACGGCATCACAAACTTAAAAATATGTGGACAAAACTTtcttaaaatttaattaatagaATGAAGAATGTTTATTTGATGTAGGTAATTTGTATATTTCACTGCGAATCCGAATTTCAAATAATTCTAAACATAATCTATCTAATCCCGATAGATATCCAACTAATAATAGATAAGGAAAAAGGACTCTGTCCAGGAGTATCGAACCTGCATCCAGACTCAGGATGGTGTAGAAATAACCTCCCACCCCCAATGAAATGCCCAAATCAATCCCTCCCCTATTGATGTTTTTGCATGCACTCCCATTGGCTCccatgttgatgcaagagtcacGCTCACAGACAAAAACTCTCCccctaaaaaaattaagtagcaAATGATCTTGAGCATTTTTAAAGATTCGACAACTTCTAGAGTTTGATCAAGTTTGTACTTtaattttcttcatattttaatTCATGATCCTGTTAGTGGAAAAAACTGAAAGATGACTGAGACTTGAGAGAGTCTCGTATCCGTCGAGGAGGACGGTCTAGATTACACAAGTCAGAGATATAAACCGATAATCAAAAATCCGAATTCAATTCGCATCCATATCCAATCAGGAGATATACGGATCTCTGATCCATTCAATTACATCTCTAATTTAAACTCACCTAAGTCAAAAGTTGTAAAGCAAAATTGTGACAAAAATAGGCATGCTTTTTCGAGACTTCCTCTATTACTATATATCAAGCCTACCCAAACCATAGCCAATCAGGACCGGACTAGGACGTACTATGATAGTCCTTTAAACTGCAACATCTTCTCAGTTGTTTACAAGCTGGATCCCAGCAcctccttttatttttcatgttatCAGTTGAGGCTCTCAATTGAGACCAAGATTTAGGTTTTGTTAAttagtttctttcttttgattaggTTGCTActttgctaatg
Proteins encoded in this window:
- the LOC122062367 gene encoding salicylic acid-binding protein 2-like, whose amino-acid sequence is MGSSRVSEVVMSIVVVLVLLQLLPANGQPRKCNFKQRSPCPPKPNNGLGHIVLVHGAGQGEWFWYKVTPILEAAGYKVTTVQLGPSVTMDVDSLENVSFSSYSKPLFDLLECIDHKVLLVAHSAGGFNIAVAMEKYPNKILAGVFIAAYMPDTTHSMSYVLDQGANYTEGWQDTCIVKSGSTTWYFFGDGFLTSKLYHKCPPEDIALMRTQKRPGSFFYNEMAEMHLTNENYGSVDRFYIAIEDDLAVATDYQHVMIANFPVKEQKLINGSGHEVMLSKPLELAAHILDIARQYSSHLVTAKASRYRTWAGWVEMRAKPKSVLRNALWD